A segment of the Toxotes jaculatrix isolate fToxJac2 chromosome 2, fToxJac2.pri, whole genome shotgun sequence genome:
ACCTCCTACATGTCTTCCACAGCAGGGTGGTAGAAAACTCAGAGGTTATCTGGATGAGTCAGCCTTTTACATACATGGTTTTCTCCCACGCAGGGGCAGACAGATGGAGATATACAGCTGagcctgtgtgtgggtggggcaTGTCCACTGGCTATCTCAGCTTGAGTAGTGAAATATGATTTTTAGatgaagagacaaagacagaggaggagaaagagacatacacagagagagagagagagaaagagagagagacccatACAGCCACCAGGCATAACTGAAGTTTACGTAAGCTGTGtagtttcatcatcatcatcctcagaAGCCTTGTCATTGCTGTAACAGCCTATAGTAACTGGTTTATTTTTCTCAAGCTTCCTACTCCTGTAAAATTATGACTGCTGAATGATCATGGACACTAGGAGGAGGCCGCAAGGTGGCAGGTTGAGGCCCTAGGTCTCATGAGTAACTTGCGCTGTTCTTCTTACTATGTGTTGTCTTGCTGGACTAATGGGAAGTGGCTGGGGTAGTGGTGTGTCTATATTTCTTAGAGTGTGAACTAGGGGTGGCAGGGATTGATCGATTCCACTTTCCAATTTTGACTATTTCAGATGTATATACAGTAGAAATATATACATATGGAACAGTTTACATTCATGTCTGGATAATAGTTTATATTTAGCAACATGGCAAACTTTATGTCATTAACTATGTTCCCAGTTACTTGAGCAGCTGTTAAAAtatcagacagagagactgtgAACCACAGAGTGGTTTCCTGTCTCCACAGACAGCTTGAATTGCGGAATAAAGGGCTGTCGTTAGTGCATGACAGTGGACACACACCCCTCCGGGGCTGTGGAAGAGTGATTGACAGATTGACAGATTGACTAGCTGGGTCTCCAGAGATGGAGCCCGTCTGGAGAGGAAGGCTGGGTGGCacagatgtgttgttgtttgttttcaaacaggagaaaagcAACATATAAAAGGTCTGCATGTAGATGTAGTGAAGTGAATGTTGTTACAGTGCACACTGGATTCACCTGCTGCATCATGTACACATGTTAGTCATGGAAGATTgttacacattacacacactggGTGTGAGCATAAATGAGCATAActagtgtgtttatgtgaacaTTCTCACACCCACAGATTCATACATACACGCACAGCCATAAAAACACTGGTGACATGAGTCAAAGTGTCAGCTTATGGAGCCCAGTGGGAGAAGGCACAACGTGTGCTGAGGATGAAACGCGGTTATACAACCACCGATGGTCAGCCTGCCAGAGTTTGATGCTGGAGGTAGACCTAAGGACAGATGCTCTCTTCATTTTCATGTCTGTATTTTCACAAACATTAGCCCAGTAGTGCTCATCCTAACATCCTAACATCCTAACCACACCCCAAACCTCTGCCAACACCAGATAAAAAGCCATTTTGTCACTACACCCATTGTTTTGGCACAGTAGCCAATTTTTGTCAAGACATGCATGTACCACAGACTGTAATTTGCACTTAGATAcatctgtgcaaacacaaatgCCATGCAAAAGTATTTGTATTAAGGCCAAACATACCTTGCTTACAGTGATGTAAAATGTGCAATTGCAAATGTGTGGTTGCAATTCAGAAGGAAAGGTGTTTTAAGCCGTTTCCCataaattatttctttaaaatataGTTGCAACAGGAACTCCTGCAAATATTTGCCGATGTGATGCCACTAGTTTCAAACTGCATGCGAGTTGGAATGTGACCACTAGAGGTCAGACTAATCTCATGAGATCATTTTCTTTGCCTTGAGAAAAGTCACAGAAAGAGTTGACTACAGGTTACTAAAACAAATGTGATAGTTATGTCATTTCTGCTATGAGAGACTCTCCATTAAACTTATCTGCTGGTTCAAATTCATGTAATGGTGTTGACTGAAATATGAGAAAGATGAGAAAGATTTAGAAAAAATCTTTCCCTTTAACAGCAGCTTATCAAAAACCGACAAGATCTTAACAACTGATAAATATTCAGTTGACCGTTTGTTAGGtgttggcttttcttttttaagatgCTTACCAGGTAACTTCAAAGTGGCAATCGCAAAGTACTAATAAGTAATTGTAGGAGATGAACAGACTTGCTCCCCAAGTCACAAATTAAAATCTGAACAACAGCATCCAGAAAACACACCGACTTGTGGTTTAGAGACCAAATATGTTACCAACCCTGTCAGCactttcatccatccatccacccatccatctcATGAGATGTTAGCGAACAGCACCAGGAAGAAACATCACAACCACAAACATATCCACACCTGATTAACTTTTCAACCCTTTAAGTGTTCAAATCAATGATTTGATCAGTGACAAGAAATAAAGGGAAGAGAGGTGGAAAATGGCATACAACAAAGACCAACCCAGACACAAATCAGGCATTATGAGTCTCGTGGTCGGTGCCTTATCTCTGTCCTATCTCAAGGCCATCAGAATGTTTTCCTAAACCAAGAGATTAAAGCCAGACTATTAAGTAACAGTTCCTTGTGACAGGCAGAATAAGAGTGATCATTCTTATTCCATCTGCTGTCATGAAAAAGCCGCCATACCTCCCTACATATATGtacaagcctttttttttttaagaaatattGAATTTTATGAAACAATAATGACAatgcttttatgtgtgtgtgtgtgtgtgtgttgttttgttggtCAGCGGAGACAGACAACTCTCAGAGGGTATTGGACAATGATACTGCTCAGCACCTGAAGATGAGGGACAGACAGCGTTTTTTTGAAGAGGTCTACCAGCATGATATAGATAACTACTTGCCCTCTGCTCACCTGCAGATTGACTGCAGGAAACGTGAGTGATTGTCTGAAAGTGATGTGCAGTACACATTTTGTCAAATGATATGTATTGGTTTAGATACAGTTTgaatttatgttatttatgttaTGTATGCTGCTCTGCCCATATATTCAGCCCCCATGGGCAGTATCTCATCTATGGAAGTGAATGTGGATGTCCTGGAGCAGATGGACCTGATGGACATATCTGACCAGGAGGCTCTTGACGTGTTTCTCAACTCAGGCTCTGGAACAGACGAGGGAGCACTGGCATCCCCACTACCAGGTTACACTGTCTCTACCCCACAAACAGCCTTCTACCACTAGTCTTTTAAATACAGAATTAATATTTATGACTAAAgtccttccttcccttcctttaAATGTTACATACATTGTAGTAcgggttagcttagcttaaaaaGGTTACTGGGTGAAACTGATCAATCTCGCAACAAATATTTTAGGTTTATGATGGTTGTAAGTTGCGCAATTACAGAAATCCTCAACCTGCTTTGATGGGAAGGTTAAAGGGTTTTCCCACAAGTTGAGAagttgaaattattattattattcaaaacTCTAATTCAACACTCAACTTATTAGAAAAATCAAATTTCTAATACACTCGGACATAAATGCACCTTTTCAGTAGACATTCACTTTCTTTAAATAACACACTTCAGACACTTTCAGCTGCATTTCAATGCAGAAATTTTAGTTGGATTACTATAACTGACAGAACGGGTACCAACATGTTCTAACAGCTTCTGTCTACAGAGTGTGAGGACGAAGATGAAGAcgaggaggatgaagatgcaGAGGTTGTCTATAGAGAGCGAGCACCTTTGAAACGACAAAATGAAGTTCGCCGCGGCTCCAAGTCTCGCATGTCCTCTACATCATCTGGTTCCAGTGATACAAGCGGGGCTGGAGTTGACACACCTGTGATCCAGTCAGACGACGAAGAGGTCCATGCCGATACTCTGCTGCTGACCTCTGTTCCCCAAATGAGGgatgaggaaacagaggaagaagacgaGGAGGAAAGATGTCTTGCAACTAAATCCTCATAAAAACTGAGTTTTACTAACTGTAGAGAAatcagagaggtcagaggagcttgagatttttctctctctctctccctccctctccctctctctctctctacatttgCATTCTTTTCTTTGGGGGAGAATCCTAGCATGGTTGACCTGGCTGTGATTTGCTGTGTCTTTTGAATGTTTTCCTGAGTAgcttggatttttttcttttttcttttcttttcttttttttttttttttacagctattCTATTTTTCCTAGAATATGTTACTCAGTTTGTTAAAATAAACTTCTTGGCAACAGTGTCTAGACATTTTATGTAAATGATATAACTCACAACAGTCCTGTGCACTAACTTGTTGAGAACATGTTGGCTGAGATGAAAAGATTGTCAGTTGAAATTATGTTCCTCTTACTGCCAGAGGGTAACCTTCCTCCTGCCCACTCTGTGACTTGAAACCACAGGTTCCCGTCACTTTAATGCATGAATAAAGGAACAAAATGGAAGGAAGTCATACTGTAGCCACTGAACAAATCCAGACTTGTACAatgaaatctttaaaaaaaacacaacatttttaacCTTTACTACTCTTGAACTTTGAGTATCTTGGATTTTCCTAGCATATAATGGCATTTAGATTACAATGAGGAAGAAGCCCCTCATAGGAGGTACCAGAACTCAAGAATACAACATCCGCTCTGTGGAGTGGTTCACATCAAACTGTAGTGAGCTATTTAGTCTATTGCTTTGCGGTTATGCTTTCATGCTTTTATCTGCTTGGTGATAATGGCTTTCTagtgaacattaaaaaacaccAAGACTTCAAACTGACAGCTCTTGCCTGCAGGGCTTAAAGGGCAAGCTGTGCAGGGACCCTGCATCTCTATCTTATGTTTTCCGACAATCAAAATGAGGCAGAAATGAGGCACAGTGACCAAAACCCAACAAAAAGTTTATTTTCGCTAACAATGCTGTCATTAATCGATTGCCGTGTGCATGTGCAAACTATTTACAGTATCATGAACGGAactgtgtttgtagatgcaTGCCATTTTGTTCTTGTTAGTGACTACCCTATATTTCAATTCTGTAAGTACAAAGTATTGCATTACTGAACTATGCAGGTGACACCTGTACCTAAAACCAAGTTACAACGCTCATCCATGTGAGAGTAACTTGAGAACTGAATATATGTAAATGATTACATGAGGAGTGAGTGATTTGTTTATGCACACCATATAGTGTGTGTCGGTTCGTGTGGGTGTGTCAGTATATGGGTGTGTGCGAGCGAGGACGTGGATTGTCAACATTACAAAACAATCTTTTTACAGTGTTAACCATGATGTGTATCTCTTACAATGTGAACATCTTGCTATGAgctaaataaaaagaaaacagagggtTAACCTGTTGAATTTACTGAGAGTTTACCTGTGTTGTCTATTTCTGACTGACAATTATAAAAAGGAATGCTAAACATGTTGGCAACCAATTCTAGAGAGCTTAAGGTCTGCATACTTTTACACACGCATATACATACCTACCCTGTATGGCACATCAAAGGACAGGCTCATATATATACTCAACATAcctgctgccaccaccaccaccactaccaccataattttttattttcgtTTTGTGTCTCAACCAAACCAGTTGAGGCAGACAGCCACTTACCATGAGCCTCTTACCCCATCACCACATGGGGAATGTTGATTGTATGATTtggtgctgtataaataaaaatgacttcacCTGACTTGG
Coding sequences within it:
- the LOC121199597 gene encoding dysbindin-like; amino-acid sequence: MSSTGSTNHNKRLASETDNSQRVLDNDTAQHLKMRDRQRFFEEVYQHDIDNYLPSAHLQIDCRKPPMGSISSMEVNVDVLEQMDLMDISDQEALDVFLNSGSGTDEGALASPLPASVYRV